In Lodderomyces elongisporus chromosome 2, complete sequence, the following proteins share a genomic window:
- the IRC5 gene encoding Putative ATPase: protein MTSSIVIRSDDEELNELNDTSLASEADLKALVKEQQQQQQQQQPNNYDDDAQHQVHTEQDEFNKLSKDRKFDRLNNLIEKSQIYSKIIADNILQTSLENKKIYAAAKGENEQQQQQQQQQQQQQQQQQQQQQQHETNKRRRTDDTSTPSSQKDKKRKTRSTEKDGKSKSRDITTMLSTSISDSTKTTREKIEKSQTEHSTSQPNIVSGAVMKDYQLDGLEWLSTLYQNGLNGILADEMGLGKTLQCISFLAYLIENGIKGPFLVVVPLSTLSNWANELQKFAPSIKVLKYAGAKQERANIELYSTKANVVITSYEISIKDFHKFSLINWAYLIVDEGHRLKNSQCLLIKILKKLNTTNRLLITGTPLQNNLNELWSLLNFILPDIFHDLELFQQWFNFDELTTIEQNEQDEETKKFIKYNIQETLIKNLHTILKPFILRRLKKDVIKDLPPKKEYIIHIPLSGLQRKIYLDALNNQLQQGLVETYFKEFIEYNHKQLFKDYDLNAFLESKFKPKVQMRDKRIDRASYKEAESEDEFEVEVDETEEKNDSGSSDKQTPSYEEAFEQIHQIKTTRDKQQQLILESLYTKVSSHIRHLKLQALRMVQLRNICNSPYLYYEPFPMDGEHDEQFMNRLVTNSCKFQALEQILLPLITNIEKEPTLKTTTTTRTAKTKTKTKSKKNKTGSVSSQNHKCLIFSQFTKVMDLIQDWLHFQNIKACRLDGSTPQEERAKQISQFNDSNSSYKVFLLSTRAGGLGINLTGADTVILFDNDWNPQMDLQAIDRVHRIGQTKPVKIYRFVVRDSIEEILIAKSSSKRFLEKLVIQMGEFKFNKIKQMIGEGDKGNGDVTELDVKQLLELSKNNFRYKSEFENEIENAQEKGKENGNENTAESELFECKRYGQTGFKLTREELQELLDRSDECYYKDLQDDSRYKNITIFETVNNMDK from the coding sequence ATGACTTCTTCGATAGTGATTAGGTCAGACGATGAAGAGTTGAATGAGTTGAATGACACGTCTTTAGCTAGCGAAGCAGATTTAAAAGCACTTGTTAAagagcaacagcagcaacaacagcagcaacaaccaaaCAATTATGATGACGACGCGCAACATCAAGTCCACACTGAACAGGATGAATTCAACAAACTAAGCAAGGACAGGAAATTCGATAGGTTAAACAATCTAATTGAAAAATCTCAAATTTATTCCAAAATTATAGCAGATAATATCCTACAAACTTCGTTggagaataagaaaataTATGCGGCTGCAAAAGGTGAAaatgaacaacaacagcaacagcaacagcaacaacaacagcaacaacaacagcaacaacaacagcaacagcaacacgAGActaataaaagaagaagaaccgATGATACCTCCACTCCATCTTCGCAAAAGGataagaaaaggaaaacaagaTCAACCGAGAAAGATGGAAAGCTGAAATCTCGTGACATTACTACAATGTTATCTACCAGTATCTCAGACTCAACTAAAACcacaagagaaaaaattgaaaaatcaCAAACTGAACATTCGACATCACAACCAAACATTGTTTCGGGAGCAGTTATGAAGGACTACCAGCTCGATGGATTAGAATGGCTCCTGACCCTATACCAAAACGGTTTAAATGGAATATTGGCAGATGAAATGGGATTGGGCAAGACATTACAATGCATCTCGTTTCTCGCATACTTGATTGAAAACGGCATAAAGGGACCTTTTTTGGTAGTTGTACCGCTCTCAACCTTGTCAAATTGGGCAAATGAATTGCAAAAGTTTGCTCCAAGCATCAAAGTGTTGAAATACGCGGGCGCAAAACAAGAACGTGCAAACATCGAACTTTACTCGACAAAGGCAAATGTTGTGATAACATCGTACGAAATATCTATCAAGGATTTCCACAAGTTCTCCTTGATAAATTGGGCATACTTGATTGTTGATGAGGGCCACAGGTTAAAGAATAGCCAATGTTTACTCAttaaaatattgaaaaaattgaacacAACAAACAGACTATTAATCACAGGCACACCATTACAAAATAACTTGAATGAATTATGGTCATTACTCAATTTCATACTACCCGATATATTCCACGACTTGGAGTTGTTCCAGCAATGGTTCAACTTTGACGAGCTAACCacaattgaacaaaatgaaCAGGACGAGGAGACGAAAAAGTTTATAAAGTATAATATCCAAGAAACATTGATCAAGAATTTGCACACTATACTAAAGCCATTTATTTTGAGACGCTTGAAAAAAGATGTTATCAAGGACCTTCCACCGAAAAAGGAGTACATAATCCATATACCCTTGAGTGGTTTGCAAAGGAAAATATATCTAGATGCATTAAACAACCAATTGCAACAAGGATTGGTTGAAACCTACTTTAAGGAATTTATTGAATACAACCATAAACAATTGTTTAAAGATTATGATTTGAATGCCTTTTTAGAAAGCAAGTTCAAGCCGAAAGTTCAAATGAGGGATAAACGAATTGATAGAGCTTCATATAAAGAAGCCGAGTCTGAAGATGagtttgaagttgaagttgatgaaACTGAAGAGAAGAACGATTCAGGATCTCTGGATAAACAAACACCATCTTATGAAGAAGCATTTGAACAAATTCACCAAATAAAGACTACACGCGACAAACAGCAACAGCTCATACTTGAATCTTTATACACAAAAGTTTCGTCCCACATCCGACATCTCAAACTTCAGGCATTGCgaatggttcaattgcGAAATATATGTAATTCGCCATACCTATATTATGAACCATTCCCTATGGATGGTGAACACGATGAACAGTTTATGAATCGTCTAGTGACCAATTCATGCAAATTCCAAGCACTAGAACAAATCCTACTCCCGCTCATCACaaacattgaaaaagaaccaacacttaaaacaacaacaacaacaagaacagcaaaaacaaaaacaaaaacaaaaagcaaaaaaaacaaaactggTTCTGTGTCTTCACAAAATCACAAGTGCCTTATTTTCTCGCAATTCACAAAAGTAATGGATCTCATCCAGGATTGGCTACATTTCCAAAACATCAAAGCATGTAGACTTGATGGTCTGACTCCACAAGAAGAACGAGCCAAACAAATCTCTCAATTCAATGACTCCAATTCTTCATACAaggtttttcttctttcaacaAGGGCTGGTGGTTTGGGTATCAACCTCACTGGTGCGGACACTGTGATTCTTTTTGATAATGATTGGAATCCTCAAATGGATTTGCAAGCTATAGACAGGGTGCATCGAATTGGACAAACCAAACCCGTAAAGATCTATAGGTTTGTTGTGCGAGATTCAATTGAAGAGATTTTGATTGCAAAAAGCAGTTCAAAACGGTTCTTGGAGAAGTTAGTGATTCAAATGGGAGAGTTTAAGTTCAACAAGATCAAGCAGATGATTGGGGAGGGAGATAAGGGAAATGGCGATGTAACAGAATTGGATGTGAAGCAATTGCTTGAATTAAGTAAGAATAACTTTAGGTATAAACTGGAGTTTGAGAATGAAATTGAGAATGCACaggagaaaggaaaggagaATGGAAATGAGAATACAGCAGAATCGGAACTTTTTGAATGCAAGAGATATGGTCAGACTGGATTTAAATTGACAAGGGAGGAATTGCAAGAGTTGCTCGATCGATCGGATGAGTGCTATTACAAAGATCTACAAGATGACTCACGTTACAAAAACATTACCATTTTCGAAACGGTAAATAATATGGATAAGTGA